One segment of Synechococcus sp. A15-24 DNA contains the following:
- a CDS encoding cyclic nucleotide-binding domain-containing protein, whose protein sequence is MVLRPEGEPDCSLLIVVSGEVRLSHDGTEIDKLHPGQTFGEEPFRKMEPALSRHLPLWKPLWRGSK, encoded by the coding sequence ATGGTTTTAAGGCCAGAAGGCGAACCCGATTGCAGCCTGCTCATCGTGGTCAGCGGCGAGGTTCGACTTAGCCACGACGGGACAGAAATCGACAAACTTCATCCTGGGCAAACTTTCGGCGAGGAGCCTTTTCGGAAGATGGAACCAGCTTTGAGCAGGCATCTGCCACTTTGGAAACCGTTGTGGCGCGGCTCGAAATGA
- a CDS encoding DUF1543 domain-containing protein → MKLFLVVLGGRCRGCHTEQHDVRWVVGEEIEDTYPQLIQQWIGLRRGLHLDSYRTVERIDNHLVEVLPGPLASREKKTDGTAKLWFVNLGAYDPSSMAERHHFGLVVARSTASAKAAAKRRWLKGLEQIHKDDLHSVMQEPELDDLLPIDGNGQWSLRLTLVNEGDDPSDRPDWYGYRLI, encoded by the coding sequence ATGAAGCTGTTTCTGGTGGTGCTGGGAGGTCGTTGTCGGGGTTGCCATACCGAGCAGCACGACGTGCGATGGGTGGTGGGAGAGGAGATTGAAGACACCTACCCCCAGTTGATTCAGCAATGGATCGGACTTCGCCGCGGACTGCATCTCGACAGTTATCGCACTGTCGAACGTATCGACAACCACCTGGTTGAGGTGCTCCCTGGCCCTCTTGCGTCGAGGGAAAAGAAGACCGATGGCACGGCGAAGCTTTGGTTTGTCAATCTTGGGGCCTATGACCCCAGCTCAATGGCGGAACGTCATCACTTCGGACTGGTAGTGGCTCGATCCACAGCGAGCGCCAAAGCGGCGGCCAAGCGTCGCTGGCTCAAGGGACTCGAACAGATCCACAAAGACGATCTGCACAGCGTGATGCAGGAACCTGAGCTCGACGACCTGTTGCCGATCGACGGCAACGGGCAGTGGAGTCTCCGACTGACACTGGTGAACGAGGGTGATGATCCATCGGACCGGCCTGATTGGTATGGCTACCGGTTGATCTGA
- a CDS encoding methylglyoxal synthase: METVVARLEMKHFENFLQQNCKAAQKLKQYFNNLHRKRLHEVEGISFTDERRFLALVAHNEMKPSLMEFAKNHQDKLRRFHLIATGTTGIKLYQETGLMLSKKVASGPLGGDQAIGKMISESSILGMIFFRDPLSAHPHHADIEALGRLCDVYQVPFATNPGGAAAILNYLLVDHPEEAVIPNRVLENYRNQQKKVVASA, encoded by the coding sequence TTGGAAACCGTTGTGGCGCGGCTCGAAATGAAGCATTTCGAGAACTTTCTTCAGCAAAATTGCAAAGCAGCACAAAAATTAAAACAGTACTTTAATAACTTGCACCGCAAGCGATTGCACGAAGTTGAGGGAATCAGTTTCACAGACGAAAGAAGATTTCTCGCTCTTGTTGCGCACAACGAAATGAAACCTAGCTTGATGGAATTTGCAAAAAATCATCAAGACAAATTACGGCGTTTTCATCTAATCGCCACAGGTACGACAGGTATCAAGCTGTATCAGGAAACAGGTTTAATGCTCTCTAAGAAGGTGGCTTCTGGCCCTCTTGGCGGAGATCAAGCCATTGGAAAAATGATTTCCGAAAGCAGCATTCTTGGAATGATCTTCTTTCGCGATCCACTTTCCGCCCATCCCCACCACGCCGATATCGAGGCGCTGGGACGGCTGTGTGACGTTTATCAGGTGCCGTTTGCCACCAATCCAGGGGGCGCTGCCGCCATTCTCAACTACTTGTTGGTCGATCATCCCGAGGAGGCAGTGATTCCCAATCGCGTGTTGGAGAACTACAGAAATCAGCAGAAAAAAGTCGTCGCATCGGCGTGA
- the chrA gene encoding chromate efflux transporter, whose amino-acid sequence MTSSWATFIALYLRIGLLGFGGPQAHIAMLREEIVLSRGWVDADRFDEGLGLCEALPGPASSQMAIYLGWLQRGLPGGLISGICFLLPGLLIVLALSELWRNGQSIPSFTTALQTLQPVIAAIIWAFAWKLLRNRRAGWQRITAGLVMLGGLLNSFSPLTFPAGGLLLLAGLSRWLIAQTPSAPTPPSAGNAGLLAPVPLATAPLLFGSWGLLGQLFAVFFKTGLLVFGGGLVIIPLLEQQVVSLGWLNSAQFLDGVAIGQISPGPVVLTSAFVGYQAAWQEGGVSFAVLAACTATAAIFLPSFAFILVGASFLQRLRQRPSVKTVLSGLLAGVPGAVAAAAVPLTWTAVESGVIWVQLLLFSLALWLSVTGRMKPLPLISASLMIGLLLEWLR is encoded by the coding sequence GTGACCAGCTCCTGGGCCACGTTCATCGCCCTCTACCTGCGGATCGGACTCCTTGGCTTCGGTGGTCCCCAGGCTCACATCGCCATGCTTCGGGAGGAGATCGTGCTCAGCCGAGGTTGGGTTGATGCCGATCGCTTCGATGAAGGCCTGGGTCTCTGTGAAGCGCTGCCTGGTCCCGCCTCCAGCCAGATGGCGATCTACCTGGGATGGCTCCAACGTGGCTTGCCGGGGGGGTTGATCAGTGGGATCTGTTTTCTGCTGCCCGGCCTTTTGATCGTGCTGGCCCTCAGTGAGCTCTGGCGCAACGGGCAATCCATCCCCAGCTTCACAACGGCACTGCAGACGCTGCAACCGGTGATCGCAGCCATCATCTGGGCCTTTGCCTGGAAGCTCCTGCGCAACCGCAGGGCTGGATGGCAACGCATCACAGCTGGTCTAGTGATGCTCGGTGGACTGCTCAACAGCTTCAGCCCCCTGACATTTCCAGCTGGTGGTCTGCTGTTGCTGGCCGGTCTGAGCCGATGGCTGATCGCACAAACGCCATCAGCACCAACGCCACCTTCGGCAGGCAACGCTGGACTGTTGGCACCGGTCCCCCTGGCCACAGCTCCCCTGCTTTTTGGCTCATGGGGCCTGCTGGGCCAGTTATTCGCCGTGTTTTTCAAAACAGGCCTACTGGTGTTTGGCGGAGGATTGGTGATCATTCCCCTGCTTGAGCAGCAGGTGGTGTCGCTGGGCTGGCTGAACTCCGCTCAATTCCTCGACGGCGTCGCGATCGGTCAGATTTCACCTGGCCCTGTGGTTCTTACCAGTGCTTTCGTCGGTTACCAGGCCGCCTGGCAGGAAGGGGGAGTCTCGTTTGCTGTCTTGGCTGCCTGCACGGCAACAGCCGCCATTTTCCTGCCCAGCTTTGCGTTCATCCTTGTGGGGGCATCCTTTTTGCAACGGCTCCGCCAACGACCATCGGTGAAAACGGTGCTGAGTGGTCTGCTGGCGGGCGTGCCCGGAGCCGTCGCAGCGGCTGCAGTTCCGTTGACATGGACAGCTGTGGAGAGTGGCGTGATCTGGGTGCAGCTTCTGCTGTTCAGCCTTGCGCTGTGGCTGAGCGTGACTGGACGAATGAAACCTCTGCCGCTGATCAGCGCATCCCTGATGATCGGGTTGTTGCTGGAGTGGCTTCGTTGA